One genomic region from Streptomyces sp. NBC_00457 encodes:
- a CDS encoding acyl-CoA synthetase has product MEYNLADLFESVVDVVPDREALVYIDQPGTGAERRLTYAQLDAAANRIGHHLLDSGIRPGEHLGLHLYNGVEYLQTLLGCLKARIVPVNVNYRYVEEELVYLYRDADLVALVFDAEFADRVAAALPRAEKVRHLVRVGAGGTLGVPFGEVEAAGSAERGFAKRSGDDQFIIYTGGTTGMPKGVMWRQEDLFFSGLGGGAPTGEPVKKPEELAERVAAGGDGITFFPTPPLMHGTSTLTAFVGFHFGQRVVLHRKFAPEEVLRTIEREKVTSVSLVGDAMLRPLIDALNGPMKGTDCSSMFNVSSSGAIMSDTVRRQFQALVPNVMLLNNFGSSESGFNGTATEDSGPERGFRIRVNSRTQVVDPATHEPVAVGEVGRVAQCGHVPLGYYNDPAKTAETFFEKDGERWVLLGDMATVDQEGVVTVLGRGSQCINTGGEKVYPEEVEQALKSHPDVYDALVAGVPDAKWGHHVAAVVQLREGARAPSLDDIQTHCRSQLAGYKIPRQLVLTDAIRRSPSGKADYRWAREVAVAVDR; this is encoded by the coding sequence GTGGAGTACAACCTTGCGGACCTGTTCGAGTCGGTCGTCGACGTGGTGCCGGACCGTGAGGCGCTGGTGTACATCGACCAGCCCGGCACGGGGGCGGAGCGTCGGCTGACGTATGCGCAGTTGGACGCGGCCGCCAATCGCATCGGGCACCATCTGCTCGACAGCGGGATACGTCCCGGCGAGCACCTCGGGCTCCATCTCTACAACGGCGTCGAGTACCTGCAGACGCTACTCGGCTGCCTCAAGGCGCGGATCGTGCCGGTCAACGTCAACTACCGGTATGTGGAAGAGGAGTTGGTCTACCTCTACCGCGACGCCGATCTGGTGGCTCTCGTCTTCGACGCCGAGTTCGCCGACCGGGTGGCGGCTGCGCTGCCGCGGGCGGAGAAGGTGCGGCATCTGGTGCGGGTGGGTGCCGGGGGCACGCTGGGTGTGCCCTTCGGCGAGGTCGAGGCCGCCGGATCCGCGGAGCGCGGGTTCGCCAAGCGGTCGGGCGACGACCAGTTCATCATCTACACCGGCGGTACGACCGGGATGCCCAAAGGCGTGATGTGGCGCCAGGAGGACCTGTTCTTCTCCGGGCTCGGCGGCGGCGCCCCGACCGGTGAGCCGGTCAAGAAGCCGGAGGAGCTGGCCGAACGGGTCGCGGCGGGCGGCGACGGGATCACCTTCTTCCCCACTCCCCCGCTCATGCACGGCACGTCCACGCTGACGGCGTTCGTCGGCTTCCACTTCGGCCAACGAGTCGTACTGCACCGCAAGTTCGCACCCGAGGAGGTGCTGCGCACCATCGAGCGGGAGAAGGTCACCAGCGTGTCGCTGGTCGGCGACGCGATGCTGCGACCACTGATCGACGCCCTGAACGGCCCCATGAAGGGCACCGACTGCTCGTCGATGTTCAACGTGTCGTCGTCGGGAGCGATCATGTCGGACACGGTGCGGCGGCAGTTCCAGGCGCTCGTCCCGAATGTGATGCTGCTCAACAACTTCGGCTCCTCCGAATCCGGCTTCAACGGCACGGCGACGGAGGACTCCGGCCCCGAACGCGGCTTCCGCATCCGTGTCAACTCCCGTACGCAGGTGGTCGATCCGGCCACTCATGAGCCGGTCGCCGTCGGCGAGGTCGGCCGCGTCGCCCAGTGCGGGCACGTCCCGCTCGGCTACTACAACGACCCGGCGAAAACCGCCGAGACCTTCTTCGAGAAGGACGGCGAGCGATGGGTACTGCTCGGCGACATGGCCACCGTCGACCAGGAGGGCGTCGTCACGGTCCTCGGCCGCGGCTCGCAGTGCATCAACACCGGGGGCGAGAAGGTGTACCCGGAGGAGGTCGAGCAGGCGCTCAAGTCCCATCCGGATGTGTACGACGCACTGGTCGCCGGGGTGCCGGACGCGAAGTGGGGTCATCACGTCGCGGCGGTGGTGCAGTTGCGCGAGGGTGCGCGCGCGCCGTCCCTCGACGACATCCAGACGCACTGCCGTTCCCAGCTGGCCGGCTACAAGATCCCTCGCCAGCTGGTGCTCACGGATGCGATCCGGCGGTCGCCGAGCGGCAAGGCGGACTACCGGTGGGCGCGGGAGGTGGCGGTGGCGGTGGACCGGTGA
- a CDS encoding crotonase/enoyl-CoA hydratase family protein, with protein sequence MGGTEHLAIRREGATLVLTLNRPEAKNALSLPMLVGLYDGWIAADEDDEVRSIVLTGAGGAFCAGMDLKALAGKGMEGQQYRDRLKADPDLHWKAMLRHHRPRKPVIAAVEGHCVAGGTEILQGTDIRVAGESATFGLFEVKRGLFPIGGSTVRLQRQIPRTHALEMLLTGRPYSAPEAAGIGLIGHVVPDGTALTKALEIAEQINACGPLAVEAVKASVYETAEMTEADGLAAELKRGWPIFDTADAREGARAFAEKRPPVYRRA encoded by the coding sequence ATGGGTGGGACGGAACACCTCGCCATCCGGCGGGAAGGCGCCACACTGGTGCTCACGCTCAACAGGCCCGAGGCCAAGAACGCGCTCTCGCTGCCGATGCTCGTCGGGCTGTACGACGGCTGGATCGCGGCCGACGAGGACGACGAGGTCCGCTCGATCGTGCTGACCGGCGCGGGCGGCGCGTTCTGCGCGGGCATGGATCTCAAGGCCCTGGCCGGGAAAGGCATGGAGGGGCAGCAGTACCGGGACCGGCTGAAGGCCGACCCCGACCTGCACTGGAAGGCGATGCTGCGGCATCACCGCCCCCGCAAACCGGTGATCGCCGCCGTGGAGGGCCACTGCGTCGCGGGCGGCACCGAGATCCTTCAGGGCACCGACATCCGGGTCGCGGGCGAGTCGGCGACCTTCGGGCTCTTCGAGGTCAAACGCGGGCTGTTCCCGATCGGCGGGTCGACGGTCCGGCTGCAACGCCAGATCCCGCGCACGCACGCCCTGGAGATGCTGCTCACCGGCCGGCCCTACAGCGCCCCGGAGGCCGCCGGTATCGGCCTGATCGGGCACGTCGTACCGGACGGCACGGCCCTCACCAAGGCCCTGGAGATCGCCGAACAGATCAACGCCTGCGGCCCGCTGGCCGTCGAGGCCGTCAAGGCGTCGGTGTACGAGACCGCCGAGATGACCGAGGCCGACGGGCTCGCCGCCGAACTCAAGCGCGGCTGGCCGATCTTCGACACCGCCGATGCGAGGGAGGGTGCCCGCGCTTTTGCGGAGAAACGCCCGCCGGTCTACAGGCGGGCGTAG
- a CDS encoding Zn-ribbon domain-containing OB-fold protein translates to MPEVLKAPLTLEFPFTRSLGPVQSAFLTGLRERVVLGVRTTDGRTLVPPVEYDPVTAEEIRDLVEVAPTGTVTTWAWNHAPRRGQPLGTPFAWALVRLDGADTALLHALDVPGPDAVHTGMRVRVRWAEERTGAITDIACFEPFDGHAPAELAGCSGEFEDMVTGIVAPARLDYTYSPGRAQSAYIKALSEHRNVGERCPSCRKVYVPPRGACPTCGVATLEQVEVGPHGTVTTFCIVNIKAKNLDIEVPYVYGHIALDGADLALHGRIGGIPYDQVRMGLRVEPVWTEGSRFPDHYRPTGEADADYDTYRELL, encoded by the coding sequence ATGCCCGAAGTTCTCAAGGCCCCGCTCACTCTTGAATTCCCCTTCACCCGCTCCCTCGGCCCCGTCCAGAGCGCCTTCCTCACCGGTCTGCGCGAACGCGTCGTCCTCGGCGTGCGGACGACCGACGGCCGCACCCTCGTCCCGCCCGTCGAGTACGACCCCGTCACCGCGGAGGAGATCCGCGACCTGGTCGAGGTCGCCCCCACCGGCACGGTCACCACTTGGGCCTGGAACCACGCCCCCCGCCGCGGCCAGCCCCTCGGCACGCCGTTCGCCTGGGCCCTCGTCCGCCTCGACGGTGCCGACACGGCCCTCCTGCACGCCCTCGACGTCCCTGGCCCCGACGCCGTGCACACCGGTATGCGCGTCCGGGTCCGCTGGGCCGAGGAACGTACCGGCGCCATCACGGACATCGCCTGCTTCGAGCCGTTCGACGGCCACGCCCCGGCCGAACTGGCGGGCTGTAGTGGTGAGTTCGAGGACATGGTCACCGGCATCGTCGCCCCCGCCCGCCTCGACTACACCTACTCACCCGGCCGTGCCCAGTCCGCCTACATCAAGGCCCTGTCCGAACACCGCAACGTCGGCGAGCGCTGCCCCAGCTGCCGCAAGGTGTACGTCCCGCCGAGGGGTGCGTGCCCCACATGTGGTGTGGCCACATTGGAACAGGTCGAGGTGGGTCCGCACGGCACAGTGACCACGTTCTGCATCGTCAACATCAAGGCCAAGAACCTCGACATCGAAGTGCCGTACGTCTATGGCCACATCGCCCTCGACGGCGCCGACCTCGCGCTGCACGGCCGGATCGGTGGCATCCCCTACGACCAGGTGCGCATGGGCCTGCGGGTGGAACCGGTGTGGACCGAAGGGTCCCGCTTCCCTGACCACTACCGGCCGACCGGCGAAGCCGACGCGGACTACGACACCTA